ACGATCAGCCTGTTTTAGCACTCTTGAATTATAAGCACCACATAAACCTCTATCTCCAGTTACAACAATATATAAGGCCAAATCTTTAGCAGAATCTGGAGCTTTCAAAAGAGGATGGTCTTCTGTTTCCTCAGTATTTTTAACAATATCTTCTAATATTTCACGGGTCCGATTAAAAAATGGTCTGGCTGATTCTGCTTTATCTTGAGCATTACGCAATTTAGCAGCTGCAACCATTTTCATCGCCCTGGTAATCTTCTTAGTGTTTTCAACACTACTTATGCGTCTTTTAATATCGCGCATCGATTCCATAACTTACTCACCTCTATTCTCTAACTCAATAATTAACCTGCTAATTCATCATCTGACTCTTCAATCTCATCAACATCGCCTACAATGCTTTCTTCTTTAATTGAGAAAGTTTCAGCAAATTCAGCAATAACCTCTTTTAACTTCTCCTCAATTTCATCTGTCATCTTACCTACCTCAACAATATCATCAAGAAGATCGTTATAACTTGAGCGGCAATAAGATAATAATTCTTTCTCGAAACGACGGATATTACTTACTGGAATATCATCTAAATAACCATTGGTTACAGCATATATTATAACTACCTGTTCAGCAACAGGCATCGGTTGATTTTCATTCTGCTTAAGAACTTCTACAATTCTTTCACCCCGGGCCAGTCGTCTCTGTGTAGATTGATCAAGATCTGATCCGAACTGAGAGAAGGCCTCTAATTCACGATACTGTGATAAATCAAGTCTTAAAGTACCAGCAACTTGTTTCATAGCTTTTATCTGAGCATCTCCACCTACACGAGATACTGAAATACCAACATTGATAGCCGGGCGTACACCTGAGAAGAACAACTCACTCTCAAGATATATCTGACCATCAGTAATTGAGATTACATTAGTCGGTATAAATGCTGAAACATCACCTGCCTGAGTTTCAATTATCGGCAGAGCAGTTAAAGAACCTCCACCATAATCAGGATTCAATTTAGCAGCTCTTTCTAATAGACGTGAATGTAGATAAAAGACATCTCCAGGATAAGCTTCGCGGCCTGGTGGTCTCCTTAATAATAGAGACATTGCTCGATAAGAATCAGCATGTTTGGATAAATCATCATAAACCACCAATACATCTTTACCTTGATCATACATAAAGTGTTCTCCCATAGCGCAGCCTGCATAAGGAGCTATGTAGCGCAGAGGTGCCGGTTCACTAGCAGTAGCAGATACAATAATTGTATAATCCATTGCACCTTCCCTGGCAAGCCTTTCTCTAAGTCTGGCGACATTAGATGCTTTCTGCCCAATTGACACATAAACACAAATTACATCGTTATCACGTTGATTTATAATTGTATCAACAGCAATAGCAGTCTTACCAGTCTGACGATCACCTATTATCAATTCGCGCTGGCCACGACCAATTGGAATCATTGAATCAATAGCTTTCAAACCAGTCTGTAATGGAACTTTAACAGGTTCACGGGTGATAACTCCTGGCGCTTTAAATTCAGTTGGCCGAGTCTTTTCAGTATCTATTTTACCTTTGCCATCTATTGGCTGACCTAATGAATTAACAACCCGTCCGAGCATATTTTCACCAACTGGAACTTCAATAACTTTTCCAGTTCTCTTTACTTCATCGCCTTCCTGGATTTTTCTCTCGTCACCAAGAATAACAATACCTACATTATCCTCTTCAAGATTTAAAGCCATACCATAAACTTCATTCGGAAACTCAACAAGTTCCATAGACATACAATCTTCTAGACCATAAACATGTGCTATACCATCACCGACATCTAAAACTGTTCCAACCCCGGTAGTTTTTAAATCACTACCATAATTTTCAATTTCATTCTTTATAATTGAACTGATTTCTTCCGGTCTGAGTTTCATTTCATTCCACCCCTAACTTGCTAACAGGTATTTGTTCTAATCTTTTTTGTAAATTTTCCAGTTCTGCTTTAATACTTCCATCAACCACTTTATCGCCTATCTTTATTCTAATACCACCGATTAAATCTTTATCTATTTCTGTATTTAATTCAACCTTATAATCTAATATATTAGCTAGTTTAATTCTGATCTGCTCAATTAAATCATCTGGCAATTCAATTGCTGCCTTAAGTTCTACCTCTAAAATTTTACTAAATTCTTTTAATCTTAACTCATAATCTCTGGCAATTGCATTTAAAGAGGTTATTCTTCTTTTGTCAATTAGTAGCTGACAAAATTGAGCAGTAAGTTCTGATATTTCATCTCCCATGATTTTAAAAAACACTTCTTTTTTCTTTTCAGATTCAATCCTGGGATGATAAAGCAGGTTCTTAAAATCTGATGATTCTTTTATAGTATCCCTTAAAAGTTGAAGATCGTTATTTACTTCTTCTATTTTTTCTTTTTCAGAGGCTAACTCAAATATTGCTTGCCCATACTTCCTGGCAATCTCATTCTCTATCATCCGACTTCACCTAGCCCTGAATCTTCTATATCTTTTAGATATTTATTCACTAATTCAATATGATCCTTCTCATCCAATTCTTCAGATAGGAACTTGCTTGCAACTTTCAATGAAAGACCGGCAACTTCCTGTCTTAGATCATCTACTGCTTCAGATTTAGCCTGTTCAATCTCAGCAAGATTCTTATCTTTAATCCTCTGGGCTTCTTCTTCGGCTGCTTCAATTATCTCTTCAGCTCTTTTATCACCCTGAGATTCAGCTTCTTCGATTATCTCCTGAGACTTTTTCCTTGCCTTTTTCAATTCAGCTTCTCTTTCTTCTTTTAATTTACGAGCTTTTTCTTTCTGTTCTCTAGCCTCTTTAAGATCATTTTTGATTTTAGATGACCTTTTATCTAACATTTCAGTTATAGGACCAAACAGAAATCTTTTTAATAGATACAATAACACCAGGAAATTAACTACTTCCCAGAGCATTGTTATATTAATATCTACCAACTCATGCTCACCTCCTGATTAATTTAAGCATAATATACTGGACTGGCTGACAGTATTTTGATTATATAATATATTATTATTATAAATGCATAGCCGGCCGCTATGGACCGGCTTATATTAATTAAATATTAGTTAGACAGCAATTGTAAAGATTAATACAATCGCAATAACCAGTGAGTAGATACCGGTTGATTCAGCAACTGCCTGACCTAAGAGCATTGTAGTAATTATATTACCTCTTGCTTCCGGCTGACGTGCAACTGATTCTACAGCTTTACCTGCAGCATAACCCTGACCAATACCAGGACCAATACCTGCAATCATTGCAAATCCAGCACCTAATAATGCAGCAGCTGTAATTATAGTATCAATAACTTCTGGAGAAAACTCAACCATTTTTAATTACCTCCTTTCTGGATATCAAATCAAAAATCTTATTCAAGCCAAGATTAACCATCCCTGGCAACTGCTATGTAAGCAATTGCTATCATTCCGAAAATTAAAGCCTGAACCGCTCCTACAAACAAATCAAACCAGGCATGGAGCGGAACTGGCATAACCCAGGGGGCAGCCTGATAAATTAATGTAATAATAATTCCTCCACCTACCATGTTACCGAATAGACGGAAAGAATGAGAAATCGGTTTAGCAAGTTCACTAACTACATTTAAAGGGAAGAGAATAAATACTGGTTCAGCAAATCCCTTAATATAACCTAGAACCCCATTTTCTTTCATGCCTTCATAATGACTAATTAAAAATACTACCAGTCCAAGTCCAAGAGTTGTATTTAAGTCAGCTGTTGGATTTTGAACTGCCGGGATAAAGCCGACGAGGTTTGATAGACCAATAAAGGCAAAAATTGTTCCAATAAAGGGTAACAATCTTCGACCATGGCCTGGAATCATCGGTTCTATTTGATCCAGTATAGCAGTCACAAAAAGCTCTGCGCCATTTTGAAGTCCAGTTGGAACCTCCTGCATATTTTTTGTGGCAGCCCATGCAATAATTATTAACGCAATGCAGACCACCCAGGCCCAGATTAAAGTATCAGTTATTGGTAGCATTTCATTACCAAATAAATAAGTGACCACCTGTGGTCCTGGATCCATCATAATAAAACCCCCTTCCTTTCTTTCTAACTTTTCTACTCATAACTATTATTCATCTTTCGTATAGTTCTGCCAGCCAGTTTTTACCATCTCTATAATAGCGGATCCGATAATTGTAAATTTAAGAATCAATAAACCTGTTGCTGCTCCTAAAAAGCTCAAGTTCTGATTATTAAAAGCAGTAAAAAGCACCACAAAATAAATAAAATAATTAACAAAACTTCGATTACGCATATATTTCTCAGCTTCAGCCTGGCCTAACTCAACTGCCTGTCGACTTTGAACAAGTTTCAATCTAAATAATAAAAGACTGACACTAATACCAAAAATCAGACCTAAAACAGCATCTAAGTCCTGGCTAACTGCTGCTGATCCTATTAAAAAAACTCCAACAATTAAAACCCTCTTTGTTAATATCTTAACAACTTTTGCCGGCTCTTCCGCAAAAAGATTATTCATTAGTTCAATGTCCCCTTAATGACCTGATAAACAGTATAAAAACCGGCTCCAACACCAACTACCAATCCAATAATTGAAAATACTGGATCTGTATTTAAACGCCCATCTATCCAGGCTCCTAAAAAATACCCAATACCTAT
This portion of the Halonatronomonas betaini genome encodes:
- a CDS encoding AtpZ/AtpI family protein → MMNKHDLGQIMKALGLLTYIGILMVVSIGIGYFLGAWIDGRLNTDPVFSIIGLVVGVGAGFYTVYQVIKGTLN
- the atpF gene encoding F0F1 ATP synthase subunit B; its protein translation is MVDINITMLWEVVNFLVLLYLLKRFLFGPITEMLDKRSSKIKNDLKEAREQKEKARKLKEEREAELKKARKKSQEIIEEAESQGDKRAEEIIEAAEEEAQRIKDKNLAEIEQAKSEAVDDLRQEVAGLSLKVASKFLSEELDEKDHIELVNKYLKDIEDSGLGEVG
- the atpA gene encoding F0F1 ATP synthase subunit alpha, with the protein product MKLRPEEISSIIKNEIENYGSDLKTTGVGTVLDVGDGIAHVYGLEDCMSMELVEFPNEVYGMALNLEEDNVGIVILGDERKIQEGDEVKRTGKVIEVPVGENMLGRVVNSLGQPIDGKGKIDTEKTRPTEFKAPGVITREPVKVPLQTGLKAIDSMIPIGRGQRELIIGDRQTGKTAIAVDTIINQRDNDVICVYVSIGQKASNVARLRERLAREGAMDYTIIVSATASEPAPLRYIAPYAGCAMGEHFMYDQGKDVLVVYDDLSKHADSYRAMSLLLRRPPGREAYPGDVFYLHSRLLERAAKLNPDYGGGSLTALPIIETQAGDVSAFIPTNVISITDGQIYLESELFFSGVRPAINVGISVSRVGGDAQIKAMKQVAGTLRLDLSQYRELEAFSQFGSDLDQSTQRRLARGERIVEVLKQNENQPMPVAEQVVIIYAVTNGYLDDIPVSNIRRFEKELLSYCRSSYNDLLDDIVEVGKMTDEIEEKLKEVIAEFAETFSIKEESIVGDVDEIEESDDELAG
- the atpB gene encoding F0F1 ATP synthase subunit A, giving the protein MMDPGPQVVTYLFGNEMLPITDTLIWAWVVCIALIIIAWAATKNMQEVPTGLQNGAELFVTAILDQIEPMIPGHGRRLLPFIGTIFAFIGLSNLVGFIPAVQNPTADLNTTLGLGLVVFLISHYEGMKENGVLGYIKGFAEPVFILFPLNVVSELAKPISHSFRLFGNMVGGGIIITLIYQAAPWVMPVPLHAWFDLFVGAVQALIFGMIAIAYIAVARDG
- a CDS encoding ATP synthase subunit I, which encodes MNNLFAEEPAKVVKILTKRVLIVGVFLIGSAAVSQDLDAVLGLIFGISVSLLLFRLKLVQSRQAVELGQAEAEKYMRNRSFVNYFIYFVVLFTAFNNQNLSFLGAATGLLILKFTIIGSAIIEMVKTGWQNYTKDE
- the atpE gene encoding ATP synthase F0 subunit C gives rise to the protein MVEFSPEVIDTIITAAALLGAGFAMIAGIGPGIGQGYAAGKAVESVARQPEARGNIITTMLLGQAVAESTGIYSLVIAIVLIFTIAV
- the atpH gene encoding ATP synthase F1 subunit delta, with the protein product MIENEIARKYGQAIFELASEKEKIEEVNNDLQLLRDTIKESSDFKNLLYHPRIESEKKKEVFFKIMGDEISELTAQFCQLLIDKRRITSLNAIARDYELRLKEFSKILEVELKAAIELPDDLIEQIRIKLANILDYKVELNTEIDKDLIGGIRIKIGDKVVDGSIKAELENLQKRLEQIPVSKLGVE